A genome region from Glutamicibacter arilaitensis Re117 includes the following:
- the folK gene encoding 2-amino-4-hydroxy-6-hydroxymethyldihydropteridine diphosphokinase — protein sequence MDRISVCGISATGYHGVFDHEKRDGQKFIIDVVLHVDISRAAASDNVLDTVHYGEVSELVVQQIQSGPWDLIEKLGSEIAEAILAAYPSVYTIDVVVHKPQAPIPVPFTDVTISLTRHQKQHTAIIALGANLGDPQATLAAAVQELGADVELLKVSPLAITKPVGGPPEQPDYTNQVVQVRTGLSPHELLDLCQSIEAKHHRTREVRWEARTLDLDLIAYDHLRMDDERLTLPHPRAAIRGFVLAPWSWMDPDAVLDGQLVSRLAAEAADTKDIIRL from the coding sequence ATGGATCGCATTAGCGTCTGCGGAATTTCGGCCACCGGCTACCATGGCGTATTCGACCATGAGAAACGCGATGGCCAGAAATTCATCATCGACGTGGTGCTGCATGTGGATATTTCACGTGCAGCAGCCAGCGACAACGTCCTTGACACCGTGCACTATGGCGAAGTCAGCGAACTGGTAGTCCAGCAGATCCAGTCAGGTCCGTGGGATCTGATCGAGAAGCTGGGCAGTGAAATCGCCGAGGCGATCCTCGCAGCCTACCCGAGCGTTTACACCATTGACGTCGTGGTGCATAAGCCGCAGGCACCCATCCCGGTACCGTTCACCGATGTCACCATTTCGCTGACCCGGCACCAGAAGCAGCACACCGCGATCATCGCGTTGGGCGCCAACCTGGGCGATCCGCAGGCCACCTTGGCCGCCGCGGTGCAGGAGCTGGGCGCCGATGTCGAGCTGCTCAAGGTTTCCCCGCTGGCCATCACCAAGCCGGTGGGCGGCCCGCCAGAACAGCCGGACTACACCAACCAGGTAGTCCAGGTGCGCACCGGGTTGAGCCCGCATGAACTGCTGGATCTGTGCCAGAGCATCGAAGCCAAGCACCACCGCACCCGCGAAGTGCGCTGGGAGGCGCGCACCCTGGATCTGGATCTGATCGCCTACGACCATCTGCGCATGGACGATGAGCGACTGACCCTGCCTCATCCGCGCGCCGCGATTCGCGGATTCGTCCTGGCTCCGTGGAGCTGGATGGATCCGGACGCCGTGCTCGATGGCCAATTGGTTTCCCGGCTGGCCGCTGAAGCCGCCGACACGAAGGACATCATCCGGCTATGA
- a CDS encoding DUF3180 domain-containing protein, translated as MTKLKLRWLLWCAVLGALAGWIALRLLTAAGKYAPVLDYSALYSLGAVCAVILFLGIRVKRSSQGKSDFEPIAAARTLVLAQASAYAGAVIAGWHVPAIITLWLANGLTPTLTRGLVLTGAGILMVVIGYIVQHLCKLPPEDTDGNSDSVVTE; from the coding sequence ATGACCAAGCTGAAGCTGCGCTGGTTGCTGTGGTGCGCGGTCCTCGGGGCCCTGGCCGGCTGGATTGCGCTGCGCCTGCTCACCGCGGCAGGCAAGTACGCGCCAGTTCTGGACTACTCTGCCCTGTACTCGTTGGGTGCAGTCTGCGCAGTGATCCTCTTCTTGGGGATTCGCGTCAAGCGTTCCAGCCAGGGCAAGTCGGACTTCGAGCCGATTGCCGCGGCCCGTACCCTGGTACTGGCCCAAGCCTCGGCCTATGCTGGTGCGGTGATCGCCGGGTGGCATGTTCCGGCCATCATCACCCTATGGCTGGCAAACGGGCTGACCCCCACACTGACCCGTGGCCTGGTGTTGACCGGAGCCGGGATTCTTATGGTGGTTATCGGGTATATTGTTCAGCATTTGTGCAAACTACCGCCGGAGGATACCGATGGCAACAGCGATTCCGTGGTCACCGAGTAA
- a CDS encoding PH domain-containing protein, which yields MATAIPWSPSNFTPAHPNYVKVKLTTWAITWSLVLLASLVPLLMAVLDLIHPLWVTLIPVVLVLALALLRLRIIRRQVRALGYLEREEDFIVRSGVLWRKQVVIPYGRMQYVEVNSGPLERRYGLCRLTLNTAGSAATAHVFGLPEAEGQALRERLVAAGEEKML from the coding sequence ATGGCAACAGCGATTCCGTGGTCACCGAGTAATTTCACCCCTGCTCATCCGAACTATGTGAAGGTCAAGCTGACCACTTGGGCCATCACCTGGTCGCTGGTGCTGCTTGCCTCTCTGGTGCCGCTGCTGATGGCTGTGCTGGATTTGATCCACCCGCTATGGGTCACGCTGATTCCGGTGGTGCTCGTGCTGGCTCTTGCGCTGCTTCGGCTGCGCATCATCCGCCGGCAGGTGCGGGCTCTGGGCTATCTGGAACGCGAAGAGGACTTCATCGTGCGCTCAGGAGTGCTGTGGCGCAAGCAGGTTGTCATCCCCTACGGCCGCATGCAGTATGTCGAGGTCAACAGCGGACCGCTGGAGCGCCGCTACGGGCTGTGCAGGCTGACGCTGAATACCGCCGGCAGTGCTGCTACCGCCCACGTTTTCGGACTGCCCGAGGCTGAGGGCCAGGCATTGCGTGAACGCCTGGTGGCTGCGGGCGAAGAGAAAATGCTATGA